Proteins from a single region of Chlorocebus sabaeus isolate Y175 chromosome 25, mChlSab1.0.hap1, whole genome shotgun sequence:
- the LOC103230348 gene encoding large ribosomal subunit protein uL16-like has translation MGRCPARCYRYCKNNPYPKSRFCRGVPDAKIRIFDLGRKKAKVDEFPLCGHMVSDEYEQLSSEALEAAGICANKYMVKSCGKDGFHIRVRLHPFHIIRINKMLSCAGADRLQTGMRGAFGKPQGTVARVHIGQVIMSIRTKLQNKEHVMEALHRAKFKFPGHQKIHISKKWGFTKFNADEFEDMVAEKRLIPDGCGVKYIPNHGPLEKWRALHS, from the coding sequence ATGGGCCGCTGCCCCGCCCGTTGTTACCGGTATTGTAAGAACAATCCGTACCCAAAGTCTCGCTTCTGCCGAGGTGTCCCTGATGCCAAGATTCGCATCTTTGACCTGGGGCGGAAGAAGGCAAAAGTGGATGAGTTTCCGCTCTGTGGCCACATGGTGTCAGATGAATATGAGCAGCTGTCCTCTGAAGCCCTGGAGGCTGCCGGAATTTGTGCCAATAAGTACATGGTAAAAAGTTGTGGCAAGGATGGCTTCCATATCCGGGTGCGGCTCCACCCCTTCCACATCATCCGCATCAACAAGATGTTGTCCTGTGCTGGGGCTGACAGGCTCCAAACGGGCATGCGAGGTGCTTTTGGAAAGCCCCAGGGCACTGTGGCCAGGGTTCACATTGGCCAAGTTATCATGTCCATCCGCACCAAGCTGCAGAACAAGGAGCATGTGATGGAGGCCCTACACAGGGCCAAGTTCAAGTTTCCTGGCCACCAGAAGATCCACATCTCAAAGAAGTGGGGCTTCACCAAGTTCAATGCTGATGAATTTGAAGACATGGTGGCTGAAAAGCGGCTCATCCCAGATGGCTGTGGGGTCAAGTACATCCCCAATCATGGTCCTCTGGAGAAATGGCGGGCCCTGCACTCTTGA